GCCGCGGCCGTGCTCGTGGTGTTGACGTGCTGCCCTCCCGGCCCGCCAGCACGGACGAAGGAGAACTCCAACTCGCTCTCGGGGATGGAAAGATCCGGCGCGACGACGATCACGGCGAGCCCTCACAGGCCTTCACATCCACTGTCACGGAACAGGACACGGCCGCCTCAGCTTGCGCCATGGCCCTCTCAAGAATGCGGCGGCCAACAATCGTTGCCACAAGCGCCGAGAACCAGACGATGCCCAAAATGCTCCACCACACGCCGACAAGGCTCGCGTCGAAGACGCGGGTGACGAGGCTGAAGACGATGAGCGGCGCGATGATCTGCCTGAACAGGCCTATCCAGATGGCGAACATCGGCCGTTTGGCTCCCTGCAGCGAAGAGATGTGGACGTAAAGCACCACGTAGCCCGCGAGCGCGAAGGCCTCGATACGCAAATACCGCGCCCCGGCCGCGATGACCTCGGCGTCGGCCGTGAACAGTCCCATGAGCTCGTGGGCGAACACATAGATGACCACCGCTCCCGCCGTCATGATCGAGAGCCCTGCCGCGAGCGTGGCCCGGAGTGACTCCCGCACGCGCTCGAAACGCCCAGCTCCCATGTTCTGGGCGGTCAAGGCCAAGGCGGCCACGCCAAGGCCGATGGACGGCAGAAGCACGATCTGCTCCACGCGCGTGGCAATGCCGTAGGCCGCAACCGAAACGTGCCCGTACGGGGCGATGAACCAGGTGATTATGTAGATGCCGATGCCAATGGACAAATAGTTCAGGGTCGCGGGCAATCCCTGCCCCAGGATGGCCGCCATGGCCGTGCGGCGGGGAACGAAATCGGCCGGGACGAGGCCGCCAAGCAGCCCCGAACGCCTGAGCCGCCGGGCCAAATAGACCACGCCCATCGCCTGGACCGTGAGCGTGGCCCAGGCAATTCCCGCAACGCCCATTGCGGGCACGTGCAGCGGACCGATGCTCACCCCGTAGATGAAAAGCGGGTCGAGACCCACGTTCAACAGGCAGCCCAAGATCAGGAAGTTCCGGTTGGAGCGCGTGTCTCCCTGGGCCTGAAGTGCGGCGTTGAACTGATAGATGACGATGAACATCCAGCCGCCCGCGAAGATGGGCAGCATGTAGGCGAGACAGATGCCCAGGTATTCGTCCGCAGCGCCCAGGGAGGCGAAGAGCATGGGCGCGGCCAGCACTCCGCCGATGGAGAGCAGCGCTCCCGCCAAAAGCCCGAACGTCAGCCCTTGGGCCGCGAGGCGCGCTCCATCCTGGCGGCGGCCAGCGCCGAGTTCCTGGCCGATGAGCGCGGTCGTGCCCGTGGCCAGGCCGTTGCCCAGGGCGATGACGAGGAAAAAGACAGGAAAGGAGAGCGACAGGGCGGCCTGGGCCAGAGTCGAAATCTGTCCGGCGAACCAGGTGTCCACCACGTTGAACATGGTGTGAAAAAAGAAGCCCACGCTCGCGGGTGCGGCGATGGCGCGCACCAGCCGCCAGATGGGATCGCGCGTCAGGTCCATGTCGCCTTCTCCGGTCGGGACCACCGCACCTGTCCTCAAACTCATCGATTGACTCCCGAATCGGTCATATACTACCCGGGGCACGAAGCGTCCCACGTCTTTCGTTCTGGACAACATATCACCGGAAGCGCAAAGCAAAAACCCTTTGCGCGTCAGCGCCAATCTATCACACCGGCACGCGCACGGCGCTGCCCGAGGAGAAATTCATGAACGACTGCCCCTGCTCGTCCGGCAAGGATTTCACCGAGTGCTGCGGCCCTATCCTGAACGGCGCACCCGCGCCCACGGCCGAGGCCTTGATGCGTTCGCGCTACAGCGCCTACGCCACCGGCGACATGGCCCATCTGCGCCGCTCTCTGCACCCCTCCAAACGCAAACGCTTCGACGAGAATAAGGCCGCGCAGTGGTCGGCCGACTGCATTTGGACGGGCCTTTCGGTGCTCGACACCGCAGACGGAGGCCCGAAGGACACGCGCGGCGAGGTGGAATTCATCGCCCGCTTCGAACACGACGGCCAGCCTCACGAAATGCACGAGC
The sequence above is a segment of the Alkalidesulfovibrio alkalitolerans DSM 16529 genome. Coding sequences within it:
- a CDS encoding MATE family efflux transporter; amino-acid sequence: MDLTRDPIWRLVRAIAAPASVGFFFHTMFNVVDTWFAGQISTLAQAALSLSFPVFFLVIALGNGLATGTTALIGQELGAGRRQDGARLAAQGLTFGLLAGALLSIGGVLAAPMLFASLGAADEYLGICLAYMLPIFAGGWMFIVIYQFNAALQAQGDTRSNRNFLILGCLLNVGLDPLFIYGVSIGPLHVPAMGVAGIAWATLTVQAMGVVYLARRLRRSGLLGGLVPADFVPRRTAMAAILGQGLPATLNYLSIGIGIYIITWFIAPYGHVSVAAYGIATRVEQIVLLPSIGLGVAALALTAQNMGAGRFERVRESLRATLAAGLSIMTAGAVVIYVFAHELMGLFTADAEVIAAGARYLRIEAFALAGYVVLYVHISSLQGAKRPMFAIWIGLFRQIIAPLIVFSLVTRVFDASLVGVWWSILGIVWFSALVATIVGRRILERAMAQAEAAVSCSVTVDVKACEGSP
- a CDS encoding YchJ family protein encodes the protein MNDCPCSSGKDFTECCGPILNGAPAPTAEALMRSRYSAYATGDMAHLRRSLHPSKRKRFDENKAAQWSADCIWTGLSVLDTADGGPKDTRGEVEFIARFEHDGQPHEMHERGLFSREGAEWFYVQGMQRTADQPKTAKVGRNDPCPCGSGTKHKKCCGR